One Curtobacterium sp. MCLR17_032 genomic window carries:
- the murG gene encoding undecaprenyldiphospho-muramoylpentapeptide beta-N-acetylglucosaminyltransferase — protein MSRFLFAGGGTAGHVNPLLAVADRLTQRSPEDEVLVLGTAEGLESRLVPMRGYELVTIPRLPFPRKVNGAALRFPGAFWSAVRRTEQIIREREIAVVLGVGGYAAAPAYIAAKRTGTPIVVHEQNAKPGLANRMAAVLTRHVGVTFSNTKLPHSRVVGMPLRREIERLDRRAERAAGFAEFGLDPERPVLLVTGGSSGARSINRTVNQAAATILGAGWQILHVVGAASDIGPSDLDGYHVLPYCDRMDLAYSAADFVVSRSGAGMVCELTAVGLPSVLVPYPVGNGEQRHNARDVVAAGGAVLVADQEFTPEWITLQLLTILEDRAGIADMAVRSGSVGHRDGADRMTELVLSAARTSKRRSRSNTSSDTSSSDTSSTRSTSSTEEP, from the coding sequence GTGAGCCGCTTCCTCTTCGCCGGCGGCGGGACCGCCGGCCACGTGAACCCCCTGCTCGCGGTCGCCGACCGGCTGACCCAGCGGTCGCCGGAGGACGAGGTCCTGGTCCTCGGCACGGCCGAAGGGCTGGAATCCCGGCTCGTCCCGATGCGCGGCTACGAACTCGTGACGATCCCGCGCCTGCCGTTCCCGCGCAAGGTCAACGGTGCGGCCCTGCGGTTCCCCGGTGCCTTCTGGTCGGCCGTCCGACGCACCGAGCAGATCATCCGCGAGCGCGAGATCGCCGTCGTCCTGGGCGTCGGCGGCTACGCGGCCGCGCCGGCCTACATCGCGGCGAAGCGCACCGGCACGCCGATCGTCGTGCACGAGCAGAACGCGAAGCCGGGCCTGGCGAACCGGATGGCCGCCGTCCTGACCCGCCACGTCGGCGTGACGTTCTCGAACACGAAGCTGCCGCACTCCCGCGTCGTCGGGATGCCCCTGCGCCGTGAGATCGAGCGGCTGGACCGTCGGGCCGAGCGCGCGGCGGGCTTCGCCGAGTTCGGCCTCGACCCGGAGCGTCCGGTGCTGCTCGTCACCGGCGGCTCGTCGGGCGCGCGGAGCATCAACCGCACCGTCAACCAGGCCGCGGCGACGATCCTCGGGGCCGGGTGGCAGATCCTGCACGTCGTCGGCGCCGCGTCGGACATCGGCCCGAGCGACCTGGACGGCTACCACGTGCTGCCGTACTGCGACCGGATGGACCTGGCGTACTCGGCGGCGGACTTCGTCGTCTCGCGCTCCGGGGCCGGCATGGTCTGCGAGCTCACCGCCGTCGGCCTGCCGAGCGTCCTGGTGCCGTACCCGGTCGGCAACGGCGAGCAGCGGCACAACGCCCGCGACGTGGTCGCCGCCGGGGGAGCGGTGCTCGTCGCGGACCAGGAATTCACGCCGGAGTGGATCACGTTGCAGCTGCTGACGATCCTGGAGGACCGTGCCGGTATCGCGGACATGGCCGTCCGGTCCGGCAGCGTCGGACACCGCGACGGCGCCGACCGGATGACGGAGCTCGTCCTCAGCGCGGCGCGCACGAGCAAGCGCCGCAGCCGGAGCAACACCAGCAGCGACACCAGCAGCAGCGACACCAGCAGCACCCGCTCCACCAGCAGCACGGAGGAACCATGA
- the murC gene encoding UDP-N-acetylmuramate--L-alanine ligase produces the protein MTIKPDLTQPIPDDLGTVHFVGIGGSGMSGIARMFLAAGHRVTGSDSRETATTGRMRELGAEVRIGHDAANVGDADTIVVTSALWPDNPELLEAQRRGLPVLHRSQALAALISEHRLVAVAGAHGKTTSTGMIVTALVELGLDPSFVNGGVIQSLGTSSAPGSSDLFVVEADESDGSFLLYDVAIALITNVDPDHLDHYGSEQAFIDAFVEFAAKARERIVVSSDDAGAVRVTEGIRARPDAPEIVTFGEAEGADVRIERVTEGAGVTVDLRWDGASHHIALRVPGRHNAVNAVGAFAVLVGLGVEPADAVRGIEAFGGTERRFELHGVERGVSVYDDYAHHPTEVAAALHAARDVVGEGRIIAIHQPHLYSRTRLMAGDFAKVYEELADHTVVLDVYGAREDPEPGVTGAMVQERFADQERVDYLPDWAEASARAAAVARDGDIIMTLSCGDVYRIIPQVLTALQTDDAGAAGR, from the coding sequence ATGACCATCAAGCCGGACCTCACCCAGCCGATCCCCGACGACCTGGGCACGGTGCACTTCGTCGGCATCGGCGGGTCCGGCATGAGCGGCATCGCGCGGATGTTCCTGGCCGCTGGCCACCGCGTCACGGGCAGCGACTCCCGCGAGACCGCGACGACCGGCCGGATGCGCGAGCTCGGCGCCGAGGTCCGGATCGGGCACGACGCCGCCAACGTCGGCGACGCGGACACGATCGTCGTCACGAGCGCGCTGTGGCCGGACAACCCCGAACTCCTCGAGGCGCAGCGCCGCGGACTGCCGGTGCTGCACCGGTCGCAGGCCCTGGCCGCGCTGATCTCCGAGCACCGCCTGGTGGCGGTCGCGGGCGCGCACGGCAAGACCACCTCGACGGGCATGATCGTCACCGCCCTGGTCGAGCTGGGTCTCGACCCGAGCTTCGTCAACGGCGGCGTCATCCAGTCCCTGGGCACGAGTTCGGCACCGGGCAGCAGCGACCTGTTCGTCGTCGAGGCGGACGAGTCCGACGGCTCCTTCCTGCTCTACGACGTGGCGATCGCGCTCATCACGAACGTCGACCCGGACCACCTGGACCACTACGGCAGCGAGCAGGCCTTCATCGACGCGTTCGTCGAGTTCGCCGCGAAGGCCCGCGAGCGCATCGTCGTCTCGAGCGACGACGCCGGTGCCGTCCGGGTCACCGAGGGCATCCGTGCCCGCCCGGACGCGCCGGAGATCGTCACCTTCGGCGAGGCCGAGGGTGCCGACGTCCGGATCGAGCGCGTCACCGAGGGTGCCGGGGTCACGGTCGACCTGCGCTGGGACGGCGCGTCGCACCACATCGCCCTGCGCGTGCCGGGCCGTCACAACGCCGTCAACGCGGTGGGTGCCTTCGCGGTGCTCGTCGGGCTGGGTGTCGAGCCGGCCGACGCGGTCCGCGGCATCGAGGCCTTCGGCGGGACCGAGCGGCGCTTCGAGCTGCACGGTGTCGAGCGTGGCGTCTCGGTGTACGACGACTACGCGCACCACCCGACCGAGGTCGCCGCGGCGCTGCACGCGGCCCGCGACGTCGTCGGCGAGGGGCGCATCATCGCGATCCACCAGCCGCACCTGTACTCGCGGACGCGGCTGATGGCGGGCGACTTCGCGAAGGTCTACGAGGAGCTGGCGGACCACACGGTCGTGCTCGACGTCTACGGCGCCCGGGAGGACCCGGAACCCGGTGTCACCGGCGCCATGGTGCAGGAGCGCTTCGCCGACCAGGAGCGGGTCGACTACCTGCCGGACTGGGCCGAGGCCTCGGCGCGTGCGGCTGCGGTCGCCCGCGACGGCGACATCATCATGACCCTGAGCTGCGGCGACGTGTACCGGATCATCCCGCAGGTCCTCACGGCTCTGCAGACGGACGACGCCGGAGCCGCAGGCCGGTGA
- a CDS encoding FtsQ-type POTRA domain-containing protein — protein sequence MVASTPEPDVDPLDALLPALPEVDLTEDDRTPDERLTAPVPLGRRLTGPVTTRVDVTEPGRASRPDGTARTAVTDDAVSTHVPHETPIGARVRAAETAREARIARKRRRLLERAEVRRFTRRSRHRRAAWITAGGVVVVLVVSILVAVFSPLMALQTIEVKGTDRVDAAEVRAALSGQIGTPLARIDLGEVKQQIAGFPLIESYVTEEEPPHTLVVTVTERTPVVAVKSGKSFDLVDPAGIVVQSMTKRPSGMPVADIGRAKLGSTVFRTMTEVVLAMPASVRDQVSGIAASTSDDVTLTMSDGSSVVWGSPDESAAKATLLAALVKDHAARDKGSKVEYDVSAPDNGIIRPQG from the coding sequence GTGGTCGCGTCCACCCCGGAGCCGGACGTCGACCCGCTCGACGCGCTCCTGCCCGCACTGCCGGAGGTCGACCTCACGGAGGACGACCGGACGCCGGACGAACGGCTGACCGCTCCCGTGCCACTGGGCCGGCGGTTGACCGGGCCCGTCACGACGCGCGTCGACGTGACGGAGCCGGGACGGGCCTCCCGTCCGGACGGCACCGCGCGCACGGCCGTGACCGACGACGCCGTGTCCACCCACGTGCCGCACGAGACCCCGATCGGCGCCCGCGTCCGCGCGGCCGAGACGGCTCGCGAGGCGCGCATCGCCCGCAAGCGCCGCCGTCTGCTGGAGCGTGCCGAGGTCCGGCGGTTCACCCGACGTTCCCGGCATCGTCGTGCAGCGTGGATCACGGCGGGCGGTGTCGTCGTCGTGCTCGTGGTGTCGATCCTGGTCGCGGTGTTCTCGCCGCTGATGGCGCTGCAGACCATCGAGGTGAAGGGCACCGACCGTGTCGACGCGGCCGAGGTCCGGGCGGCGCTGTCGGGGCAGATCGGCACGCCCCTGGCCCGGATCGACCTGGGCGAGGTGAAGCAGCAGATCGCCGGCTTCCCGCTGATCGAGAGCTACGTCACGGAAGAGGAGCCGCCGCACACCCTGGTCGTCACCGTGACCGAACGGACGCCGGTCGTCGCGGTGAAGTCGGGGAAGTCGTTCGACCTCGTCGACCCGGCCGGCATCGTCGTGCAGTCGATGACGAAGCGGCCGAGCGGCATGCCGGTGGCGGACATCGGTCGGGCAAAGCTCGGCAGCACGGTGTTCCGGACCATGACCGAGGTCGTGCTGGCGATGCCGGCCAGTGTGCGCGACCAGGTGTCGGGCATCGCGGCCTCGACCTCGGACGACGTGACCCTGACCATGAGCGACGGGTCGAGCGTGGTGTGGGGGAGTCCGGACGAGTCCGCGGCGAAGGCGACGCTGTTGGCGGCCCTGGTCAAGGACCACGCGGCACGTGACAAGGGCTCGAAGGTCGAGTACGACGTGTCCGCTCCGGACAACGGGATCATCCGACCGCAGGGCTGA
- the ftsZ gene encoding cell division protein FtsZ, giving the protein MTTNHNYLAVIKVVGVGGGGVNAVNRMIELGLRGVEFIAINTDAQALLLSDADVKLDVGREITRGLGAGADPEVGRRAAEDHAEEIEEALAGADMVFVTAGEGGGTGTGGAPVVARIAKSIGALTIGVVTKPFGFEGKRRQSQAENGVASLKDEVDTLIVVPNDRLLEISDRGISMVEAFATADQVLLAGVQGITDLITTPGLINLDFADVKSVMQGAGSALMGIGSSRGADRAIKAAELAVASPLLEASIDGAHGVLLSIQGGSNLGIFEINDAARLVQEAVHPEANIIFGAVIDDTLGDEVRVTVIAAGFDGGEPSQQQHQERRSSYVDPDAGATVPVTTGSSNRIEDSGHSTPSWASQEHEPPAQRAADPAFDDDDELDVPDFLK; this is encoded by the coding sequence GTGACCACGAACCACAACTACCTCGCCGTCATCAAGGTGGTCGGTGTCGGCGGCGGCGGTGTCAACGCCGTCAACCGCATGATCGAGCTCGGACTCCGCGGGGTCGAGTTCATCGCCATCAACACCGACGCACAGGCGCTGCTGCTCAGCGACGCCGACGTCAAGCTCGACGTGGGTCGCGAGATCACCCGCGGCCTCGGAGCCGGTGCCGACCCCGAGGTGGGTCGCCGCGCCGCCGAGGACCACGCCGAGGAGATCGAGGAAGCCCTCGCCGGGGCCGACATGGTCTTCGTCACCGCCGGTGAAGGTGGTGGCACCGGAACCGGTGGCGCCCCGGTCGTCGCCCGCATCGCGAAGTCGATCGGCGCCCTGACCATCGGTGTCGTCACGAAGCCCTTCGGCTTCGAGGGCAAGCGCCGCCAGTCCCAGGCCGAGAACGGCGTCGCGAGCCTCAAGGACGAGGTCGACACGCTCATCGTCGTGCCGAACGACCGCCTGCTCGAGATCTCCGACCGCGGCATCTCCATGGTCGAGGCCTTCGCCACGGCCGACCAGGTGCTCCTCGCCGGTGTCCAGGGCATCACGGACCTCATCACGACCCCGGGTCTGATCAACCTCGACTTCGCCGACGTGAAGAGCGTCATGCAGGGCGCTGGTTCGGCGCTCATGGGCATCGGCTCCTCGCGGGGCGCCGACCGTGCGATCAAGGCGGCGGAACTCGCCGTCGCGTCGCCGCTGCTCGAGGCCTCGATCGACGGTGCGCACGGCGTGCTGCTCTCGATCCAGGGTGGCTCGAACCTCGGCATCTTCGAGATCAACGACGCGGCCCGTCTGGTGCAGGAGGCCGTCCACCCCGAGGCGAACATCATCTTCGGTGCGGTCATCGACGACACCCTCGGCGACGAGGTGCGGGTCACCGTCATCGCCGCCGGCTTCGACGGCGGCGAGCCGTCGCAGCAGCAGCACCAGGAGCGTCGCTCGAGCTACGTCGACCCGGATGCCGGCGCCACCGTGCCCGTCACCACCGGTTCGTCCAACCGCATCGAGGACTCCGGCCACTCGACCCCGTCGTGGGCGTCGCAGGAGCACGAGCCGCCGGCGCAGCGCGCCGCCGACCCGGCCTTCGACGACGACGACGAGCTCGACGTCCCCGACTTCCTGAAGTAA
- a CDS encoding YggS family pyridoxal phosphate-dependent enzyme translates to MVADTRLPSSSPDDGLEARLASVREGIADAARAAGRSVDELTLVVVTKYHAAALVRQLAALGVTDVGENRHQEAQAKAAELEELALTWHFVGQLQSKKARQARRYAHVVQSLDRASVVDAFAPTETEPEPRMLDGFVQVNLTDDPGRGGVVPDEVDALAERVLATGTLRLRGVMAVAPLDEEPRAAFARLRAVSERVRLLEPAATDISAGMSGDYAEAIAEGATHLRIGSAITGNRPAAP, encoded by the coding sequence GTGGTCGCCGACACGCGCCTCCCGTCCTCGTCACCAGACGACGGACTGGAGGCGCGTCTCGCGTCCGTCCGGGAGGGCATCGCCGACGCGGCGCGCGCCGCCGGCCGCTCCGTCGACGAGCTGACCCTCGTCGTCGTCACGAAGTACCACGCGGCCGCGCTCGTCCGGCAGCTCGCCGCACTCGGCGTGACGGACGTGGGGGAGAACCGGCACCAGGAGGCGCAGGCCAAGGCCGCGGAACTCGAGGAGCTCGCCCTGACCTGGCACTTCGTCGGGCAGCTGCAGTCGAAGAAGGCCCGGCAGGCGCGCCGGTACGCGCACGTCGTGCAGTCCCTCGACCGAGCGAGCGTCGTCGACGCCTTCGCCCCGACCGAGACCGAGCCGGAGCCCCGCATGCTCGACGGCTTCGTGCAGGTCAACCTCACGGACGACCCCGGTCGTGGCGGTGTCGTCCCGGACGAGGTCGACGCCCTGGCCGAGCGGGTCCTGGCCACCGGGACCCTGCGCCTCCGGGGCGTGATGGCGGTCGCGCCGCTCGACGAGGAGCCCCGCGCGGCCTTCGCCCGGCTCCGTGCGGTCTCCGAGCGGGTGCGCCTGCTCGAGCCCGCGGCGACCGACATCTCCGCCGGCATGAGCGGCGACTACGCCGAGGCGATCGCGGAGGGCGCGACACACCTGCGGATCGGGAGCGCAATCACCGGGAATCGCCCCGCTGCCCCATAG
- the sepF gene encoding cell division protein SepF encodes MANPLKKTMVYLGLADEELDYEDEQQAAPAQARQQAPAAPQEAPAAAAPAAAPAAAAPAAAAPAAAPAKPQHTSQRGAQVTPLRRAHTTAQKATPVQEMNEILTVHPREYKDAQSIAESFRDGIPVIINLSQMTEGDARRMIDFASGLSLGLYGKIERVTNKVFLLSPAHIAVSGEPAEVESDIEANFFAQS; translated from the coding sequence ATGGCCAACCCGCTGAAGAAGACGATGGTCTACCTCGGCCTCGCCGACGAGGAACTCGACTACGAGGACGAGCAGCAGGCCGCGCCGGCGCAGGCGCGCCAGCAGGCCCCGGCAGCGCCGCAGGAGGCCCCGGCCGCCGCAGCGCCCGCTGCCGCTCCGGCCGCCGCAGCGCCCGCAGCTGCCGCTCCGGCCGCCGCGCCCGCGAAGCCCCAGCACACCTCCCAGCGCGGCGCGCAGGTCACCCCGCTCCGCCGCGCGCACACGACCGCACAGAAGGCGACCCCGGTCCAGGAAATGAACGAGATCCTCACCGTCCACCCGCGCGAGTACAAGGACGCCCAGTCCATCGCCGAGAGCTTCCGTGACGGCATCCCCGTCATCATCAACCTCTCGCAGATGACCGAGGGTGACGCCCGCCGGATGATCGACTTCGCCAGTGGCCTGTCGCTCGGCCTGTACGGCAAGATCGAGCGCGTCACGAACAAGGTCTTCCTGCTCTCGCCCGCACACATCGCAGTGAGCGGTGAGCCTGCTGAGGTAGAGTCCGACATCGAGGCGAACTTCTTCGCCCAGTCCTGA
- a CDS encoding YggT family protein produces the protein MFIFTILSFLLTLYFFVMWGRFILDMVQAFNRSWRPQRALLVVAEFVYTITDPPIKAVRRVLPPLRLGPVALDFGWTIVMLVVIILRVVVNSLAFRFI, from the coding sequence GTGTTCATCTTCACGATCCTCTCCTTCCTCCTCACGCTCTACTTCTTCGTGATGTGGGGGCGTTTCATCCTCGACATGGTCCAGGCATTCAACCGCTCCTGGCGTCCGCAGCGTGCGCTGCTCGTGGTGGCGGAGTTCGTCTACACGATCACCGACCCGCCGATCAAGGCGGTGCGACGTGTCCTCCCGCCGCTCCGGCTCGGACCCGTCGCCCTGGACTTCGGCTGGACGATCGTGATGCTCGTCGTGATCATCCTGCGCGTCGTCGTCAACTCGTTGGCATTCCGCTTCATCTGA
- a CDS encoding DivIVA domain-containing protein — translation MALTPEDVVNKRFQPTKFREGYDQDEVDDFLDEIVAELRRLNQENDELRQRLESADSAPSLAKTDEPAPAPTPEPAPVAAAPEPAPVAAAAPATTVNPDDDTEGTTNLLTLARRLHEEHVREGVEKRDALIAEGQAQAARLVSEAEAKQRQVLADTENQNRQRVAVLDQERTQLEGKIDELRTFERDYRAQLKSYIQSQLSELDSSASTEQSGFAPAPASAQGFGN, via the coding sequence ATGGCTTTGACGCCGGAAGACGTAGTCAACAAGCGGTTCCAGCCGACCAAGTTCCGCGAGGGCTACGACCAGGACGAGGTCGACGACTTCCTCGACGAGATCGTGGCCGAGCTGCGTCGCCTGAACCAGGAGAACGACGAGCTCCGTCAGCGCCTCGAGTCGGCCGACTCGGCGCCGTCGCTCGCCAAGACCGACGAGCCCGCACCGGCCCCGACCCCCGAGCCGGCCCCGGTCGCCGCCGCTCCGGAGCCCGCACCGGTCGCCGCTGCCGCTCCGGCCACCACGGTGAACCCGGACGACGACACCGAGGGCACCACGAACCTCCTGACGCTCGCACGTCGTCTCCACGAAGAGCACGTCCGCGAAGGCGTCGAGAAGCGCGATGCACTCATCGCCGAGGGTCAGGCCCAGGCCGCCCGTCTCGTGTCCGAGGCCGAGGCCAAGCAGCGCCAGGTCCTCGCCGACACCGAGAACCAGAACCGCCAGCGCGTCGCGGTGCTCGACCAGGAGCGCACGCAGCTCGAGGGCAAGATCGACGAGCTCCGCACGTTCGAGCGCGACTACCGTGCGCAGCTCAAGAGCTACATCCAGAGCCAGCTCTCCGAGCTCGACTCGTCTGCCAGCACCGAGCAGTCCGGCTTCGCGCCGGCCCCGGCCTCGGCGCAGGGCTTCGGCAACTGA